A region of the Ranitomeya imitator isolate aRanImi1 chromosome 10, aRanImi1.pri, whole genome shotgun sequence genome:
ttttcagggcgagGGGTCACAAATCCTAAGACATTCATGTCTCTCACTCTAACACCAGCAGGGTCCTGTCGGATGTGGATTTTGAGGAACGTTTCGCTGAGCTTCCCGAGTTTAAGCCAGAGGAGGTGCTACCGTCGCCCACCCTTCAGTCCCTCGCGACCTCCCCACGAGCGATCCTGGGCTCCTATCGCAAGAAACGTAAGAATTCGACTGGTATGTTCCCCCTGGGTAGGAGGAGTGCGACTATCGAACCTCCTCTACCACCGGTGATTACATTGGGCAACTTctctattcctttttttttttatttttgtagatttgGACTCCTCCACAGAGGATCCCACGTCCCCCAAGAGGAAGATGCGCAGACGTTCTAGCTGCAGCTCAGAACCAAACACCCCCAAAAGTGCCAAATGCGAGGGCGACATCTTCACATTTGACAGAACAGGTAAGGTGTCCGTCCGAAGCTCGGATGTCCATCTCCTTTGTGTTTTATATTTCTTCTCTCCCACTTCTGATCTCCTGGATTATCTCATtaaagggacggaggcagacgacaTGTTGGCCGAGCTGGAGTACGATAAAGTCCCTTACTCTTCTCTACGCCGGACCCTCGATCAGCGGCGAGCCCTGGTCATGCAGCTTTTCCAAGAGCACGGATTCTTTCCTTCTTGTAAGTAGCACGGAAATTACCGGAGTAAGATGACGATAACTAGGGATAAAGAACCTATAGAAACTAtttcaaggggttgtccagaatTTCAAAAGCATGGCTGCAGTTGTCCAGCTCTCCTCACCACTCATGGGATTTTATTCTCTTATCTCCGACAATCTATTGAAGGGATATTTGCTTggtttctgctatgtaatctgagaccaGCTGAGAACCTGATCGCTTGCTGATAAAATCCGTTTTAGAGCTCAGAATGTGGAACtatgtataactccacccacaccactgatttggacactttctgtgtacactgacaAAAGGCTACCAATCAGTATTGGaggcgtggttggactaggaggcatgagatacctagtccagtagtgataatcttctgttgataaaacactgattgtattgaaacaacaaaacacagccaagtaagtggcacatcactgcAATTGGGGTCTCTgtgcctatatcatgctgctcttagcTGTTTAAATCTTTAAAAGAATCTGACATCCCTTCACTTTTGAGTCCTTACGACTGTCTTCTACCTTCAGCTCAGTCCACTGCTGCCTTCCAGTCCCGCTATTCCGACATCTTTCCGACTAAGGTTTGTCTTCAACTAAAGATTCGGGAGGTGAGGCAGAAGATCATGCAAGCCGCAACACCGACAGAACACCCCCCGTTCCCCGACCATTCTTCTCCGAGCACCTCAGAGACCGGATCTTCAGAAATGCAGCCCCCGGCGCAGGATCATGCACTGCGGCCTGCTGAGCTCCCCGATTCTACTTGGGAGGGAGGACAAGAGCCGCCCGATCCTTCAAGCAGCAGATGATTGCTCAAGGGTGCTGGGGAGTCCTtgtgtatgacctccttacaaacTGAGGGCATGGGGTGAGGGGCATCAGGGTCACTGGAGGTGACCCCTGCACCAGACTTTGCCCCCTCATTCACAGACAATCAATGGGGGGGTGGGGGTGATCATCAATGGCACTTCAGGATCTCTTCTATGGACTCCTAGTTGGGGGCATCAAGAGGGTGGTGGGTAACCTTGGCCTTGTCCCACACGATCAGTGGGTAGCAGATGAGCAGGGTTGCGACAGCGGGcgcgtagtgatgtagcagagtgatGTGGCGTCGTCATTAGCGTGTATGTCCGTGCAGCAGCAGGTCAATCTGATCTAAAAGCACGATGGTCGGACGCGACCAAATCATGGTCGGACGCGACTACATCATGGTCAGATACACGACCCCCCGTCCTACGCCTATGGACACAAGTGCCGTCATGGGAGggggtttaagaaaaaaaaaatgctattttctTATGACACTTTAGTGAGAAGCAGCTGCACTACGGGGAGCtgtataaatatattatatataattatatatagaccTTTTTATGCAAAGACGAACGatgatgtgaagaaaaaaaaaacggaaatttcttCTTATCAGGTCTGGAGCGAATGTCAATCGTCGGACGCAGCGTAAATATATATCCACACGCtcctatagatacatatatatacactatgtgtaTGTCTGTATTGTACACGTGTGTGGATGATATATCCGGCAAGGTACACACTGCACATTTAACATTTCAtataatgcagatttttttttttctcttctaaatTTTACTCTCAATctgcaaaaacaaaagaaaaaaagttttggCAAACTTTTAGATGTATagaaggaaacttttttttttttttattggtgtgTGCAGTCTGTACTGAGGGTGGAATACagattatttttcttttcttagtCTGATATATAGGGAGTATACGCCATCGGTATACCAGGATGCACATGTATGCCGAGTGGCCGTATAGTCTCCTCGCACACTTCTGCTATATTCATAGAGGAACGGTCTGGGCtgtggggggggttggggggggaaTGTAGCGTCTGCgtgtatacagcacagggccagaTTTGGGATATTCTATGTATATTTGACGTATACAGCTGGTGGGGCAATGGTGCCGTTTTGGAAAGAAGTAGGGGAGGGCGTTTTATTAAAATGGACGCACATTACAAGAAGGAAAAAATCAAGTTTGGGTGGGATCGTCCCCTTCTGATCATGTGATGTATTCTGAATTTAGGGGGGGGTATATTGCCTGCTAATCACATTGCTATGAGTTTTTATTGCTGTTTTTGTATGGGTGACCAATCTGTCCCCCCTTATCGAAACAAACATGGACTCTGACTCACGGCCCTCCCAATAATCCCGGTCTGCCTTCGGTAGCGATCCCCGTCAAGGGTTAATTGCATCACAGCATCGACGCACGCTAATGAACTGCTTCCACGTGGCgctgcccccaccccccccccccttcccaggaAGACCACCGATCAGATGACatcttgcgcttttttttttttttttcttccggcTGTGTTCGGCGAGAGAGGAGACTGAGACAGAACAGACATGTTGATCATGTGCAATATTTCTTActgtaataaagttaaaaaaaaaaaaaaagtgacgccTCATTCACTCTAGgtgtattttttgcaaaaaaaattggaGATTCTGGTCCCTTCGCTCCATGGTTAGTTTTCATCCCTTTTTCAATggttccatttttctttttttagatttttttttcaccgaTGGAGCGCCACGTGTGGACTCTGGTTGTGACTGGTATTGCAGTTCTGctcgatgtgtaaaataaagaaaataaaaatgtattcCTTGTCTCTTACCGACAAGATAGGGACATCAATTCTAAAAAATCCCATCGAAATGAAGGTAAGGTTAATCAGCCTGCAATACCAATCACAACCCCTAGGCAGGAGTGGCGCTGCAACCAACGCTAGGGAAAAATACACACGTTCGTCTTAGTGATGGGATACTGGTAGGGAATGTCATCAGTGTGGATCCTTTAAAAGTGAGACCCCCTGAATCAGATCACAGAAGCATTCCCCTCTCCTATCCCAGCATGTAGGTGTCATAATAATAGTAaccaatatctccaattagaaatgtagtatagttcttctgataagctagcTCACAgcttatccatggttacgaccactagctcaCTAGgattggtcgtaaccatggataccaatgccctgcacatgggttaagtgacatagctaatcagaagaactatcctacatttctaatttacctactacataatgggataggattttggagatgctaaaaaaacaaaaaacaacaacattcgCAGACTGATCGATGTCACAACAGATTTATTACCCGGGTTGGAGAATCTTCACTTAGTGTTGTGAACCGTACGGTTTATTATATGGAGCGGATGGGGAGAGGGGTCACAAATCTGAGCTAagtatacaaaaaagaaaaaaggtaatACTGTACAAAAGGtataaaaacaaaaaaggaaatAGCGGGGGGCACGGGTGGTCCGTCTGTCCTCTGCATAGGCAGTTACATAAAGGGGAGGCCAGGGGTAAATGCAGAAGCTACCGATATCCCTTTAACTAGATCTTTGGAAGAGTGTTTCTCGGCGGGGGAGCCCTTCAGAGAATCTATAACCCCCCAAAAAACCTTGGAGTTGGTCGATCACACAGGGTCGGCCTTAACTCTGCTGTTTGGCGGTTCCTCTGCCCTCCAGCAGTTGGAGTAGTGTTTGGTGCAGCGTCTGGCACACGCGGGAGTATCCCAGCCGGCTGAGATGCAGGTAGTCGTACATATCGTGGTGGCTGATGGTGCCGTCTGAATGCACAAACCCGGGGTCCACGTCTAGAAGTTTTGCGTTGGGCGTAGACTGCAGGGCCTTCGCCAACAGCTCGTTCACCCGCCTGTTCCTCTCCCGCAGGGGGTTGGGGTTCTTCCCTCGTGGCAACAAACCCTGTAAAATGGaatcaaaatgctaaaaaaaaaaaaaaggaggaaatggGGAGGGAAGGACTCTGGTCGTGTCACGGGGGCGTCACTCACCAGCACGAGGACCTTGGCCTGTGGCTGCCTCTGCTCCATGCACTGCACAATGGCCTCAATCCCCCCTGCGATCTGCTCGGCTGTGTGCCCCATGTTATATGTGCCCACCCAAAGCACGATGATCTGGTGGGGGAAGTAACGGCTCCAGTTAGTGATCGGACTCACCGGGACCAGGAGTCCACAATCAATGTAACGTTACAGTCATGTGCCGACACAATGAACGCGGAGCGGCCAAAAATGACAGCAAAAGGAAGGCACGGCCACTGGGATACATGGGTTTTCCAATTCTgtaagagaaagcctgtgagtcctgcttctgccacccactcatatagaaagcctgtgagtcctgcttcctctacccactcatagagaaagcctgtgagtcctgcttcctctacccactcatagagaaagcttgtgagtcctgcttcctctacccactcatatagaaagcctgagagtcctgcttcctctacccactcatagagaaagcctgagagtcctgcttcctctacccactcatagagaaagcctgagagtcctgcttcctctaccctctcatagagaaagcctgagagtcctgcttcctctacccactcatagagaaagcttgtgagtcctgcttcctctacccactcatatagaaagcctgagagtcctgcttcctctaccctctcatagagaaagcctgagagtcctgcttcctctacccactcatacagaaagcctgagagtcctgcttcctctacccactcatatagaaagcctgagagtcctgcttcctctacccactcatacagaaagcctgtgagtcctgcttcctctacccactcatagagaaagcttgtgagtcctgcttccgCCACCCACTCATACAGAAAGCCTGAGAGTCCCGCTTCTGCCACCCACTCAgagaagcctgagagtcctgcttcctccaTCCACTcctatagaaagcctgtgagtcccgcTTCTCTCACCCAATCAGAGAAGCCCAGCTCCTTCCCACTCACTCAGTGTTCATGGGTTAATATCTACTTTTTCTGCAGATCAAAAAGGTCAGTattacaacaacaacaacaacaacaaaaatggtTATCATATTGTTTCGGATGGTGAAGAGAAAAAATATGGGTGTGTGTCTGGAAAGCATATCCACAATTTAGTTTAGTTTTTTTGCTGAGAATTCTTTATAGGGGCCAGAGCTCTAAATCCTCTGCTTACTGCTACAcatcctgcatccaccactagagggagctcactgcaaggCTTCATGTGCTGCCTAATGGAAGCAGCAATAATTATACAATTTGCTCCCCCTTGTGGCAGAAGGACGGAATTTACTTTACAGGACAATTGATACATGTAAGGATCCCTGGTGACCCCACCAACACTGAAACGTTAGGTGGGGCTCTGCAAAAGTGTGAGAAAAGGGAAAACTCCCATTATAATCTATAAGGATGGAAATGATTGATTACGCTGGTCCTTGTGGACCTTTATCAATTCGTAATATAAACGTTTGGCGATTTACCTTTGGTTTGATGTGTTTCAGTTCCCCATTTTCCAGTCTCCATAGGACGTGTTGGGTGCCGTCACCCAGTCCCCCGAAGTTCAGGGCGTGTAGCGGAGAGAAGAGCTCCCTCCAGATCTGAGAACGAAGAAGACACATAACAAAAAGCAGTTTTTAAAGTATATTTCTGGCAAATCACAGCGGTCATCAACCCCAAgcaccattaccccgattgccaccacATCAGGGCAATGGGGGAAGAGCGAaggcaagtgccagaataggggcatCTCATGGGATTCGCCAATTTTAGGGAGGCcacaggctggtatttttagggtgggaaggggccaatatccagggACCTTTCCAACATGATAATATcacctcacagctgtctgctttacctaggCTGGCGGTAAGAGACCATAaatatttgttttttcatttattagGATAAACAACCTTTAGTGCCATATGAAAGGCGCTAAAGGGTGCAAGAAGTGATGTCACACACATGACCAGACCCCGCCCGCACttactgcagtcgtaatgtgagctagttgtacactaggtttttgtggcAAAGCCTCTGGATAGTTGATAACCCCTATAACGTAGCCCTAGAATAAACCAAGGGCGGGCAACCTCTGGCCCCCGGGCCAATTACCTTTTCCCTGTGGTCCTCGGGCAGATTCCAGGGGACTACAGTGCTCAGGACGCAGGCAGTCGCGTTTTTCCAGCCACCGGCCCTTTACTCCCTTCTTGTACTGTGAGCATTCACTACTGaaaactgcagtatctgaacatatcGTGATGCGCTCCCATCCCACCGAGGAGGACAGCAGCAACCCCCGTCTACTGTGATATACCTGCTcctgcccccagcgtctcctgtgatgtatatactccagtcCCAATTTCTCCTGCTGTATATACTCCAACAcaagtgtttcctatgtgatgtatatacagcagtctgcacATTTCCTATgggatgtatatacaacagtctcaAGCGCCTCCTATGTAATATATATGctccagcatctcctatgtgatgtatatacagcagtcccagagtttcctatgtgatgtatatacagcattcccagagtttcctatgtgatgtatatacagcattcccagagtttcctatgtgatgtatatacagcattcccagagtttcctatgtgatgtatatacagcattcccagagtctcctatgtgatgtatatacagcattcccagagtctcctatgtgatgtatatacagcattcccagagtctcctatgtgatgtatatacagcattcCCAGAgttttctatgtgatgtatatacagcattcccagagtctcctatgtgatgtatatacagaatTCCcagagtctcctatgtgatgtatatacagaatTCCCagagtttcctatgtgatgtatatacagcagtcccagaatctcctatgtgatttatatgctccagccccagcgtCTCCTAAGTACGGTACTGTGTatatagcagtctcagtgtctcctatgtgatggatGAAAATTCAGCAGTCTCAACATCTAATGGGGGCCTGCTGCATTCTGCTAGTGCATTCATCATCTGACAGGTTTTGGTAAGGCTGTTACTTTATGGTATGTTTTTCTTAATTTTTCTATGTTAGGTGTATATACCCCAGCCTCAGCGTCTCTGGTGATGGATGTGCTCCAGCATCTCCTAAgtgctgtatatacagcagtctcagcgtctccaatgtgatgtatatgctccagcatctcctaagtgctgtatatacagcagcctcagCATCTCCCTAAGTGctgtatatacagcagcctcagCATCTCCCTAAGTGctgtatatacagcagcctcagCATCTCCCTAAGTGctgtatatacagcagcctcagCATCTCACTAAGTGctgtatatacagcagcctcagCATCTCCCTAAGTGctgtatatacagcagcctcaacgtctcctttgtgatgtatatgtAGTAGTCTCAGcacctcctatgtgatgtatattttCCAGCCTCAGCGTCTCCTATGCGATGCATGTACTACAGACGTCCTACCACTTGCGTTCTATAAATATAACGTGAGCATAGATGAATTTCCCCCGAGAGGAGACCTGCAGCGTATTCTACATCTCTGTTCGTAACTTACTGCTGTgagttctttacaaaacttatcacAAAGAGTCGCCTGCGCTCCAGACCGGCGCTAATCTGAAAAAGCAGTTACGAGAAGCAACATCACAAGGGCTCCAAAAAGAAGCCGCTCCAGCCATCACATGAGAGGCGAATTAAAGGTTTTACCAAATAATAATGGTTTGTTGCCCTCAAATAATAGTATAAATATCTAAATGGCCCATTGCAGAAATTTTGTTTTCCCCACCCCTGGAATAAAGTGTAACTCCCCCCGGCTGGAGCCGCTGGTGTCATTCCTCAGCTCTCACCTCCAACTGGTGCAGAAGTTGCAGATTGGAGTCTCCGATGAAGACGACCTCCGGCTCCTTGTCTTTGCTGCTGGCCACAAAGTGATTGTGCTGAAAGACAAACAAAAGAACAAGGGAGGATGAACCGATCAgacatttttttcccctcagcagaaAATATCTGTTTCTTTAAAATCCACAATTCTTTCTGAGGATTTTATGCACATGGATTTTATGCACATGGATTTTATGCACACGGATTTTATGCACACGGTAAAATCTGCAATAAAGCAAATAGTTTTCTCCCGTCACGTTctgatcagactttttttttttgcagcttctcCTGCTGtagggactacaactcccagctttGCAGTATGCGGCCGAGTCCTGGGTGAAAAAAGGGGTCTGTTCTTGTACAATTGCAGGCTATGGTGGCCAAAGTCACTAATCCGTGGCCCGGAGAACCGTCTCCCGGTATtcaggagttgtagttttgcaacagctgttGGGTGTAGTAGTAGTAAAAGATCGGTACTAACCACGGACATCCAGCGCCCATCCCCCTGCACGTCTGTCGCAGGGGTGGGGACCGCCGCGGGGTTCTTGTCGCTGTCACACATTGTGTCctggagggaaaaaaaaagaaagagtaaTGGAAGATTGATGTCCacgttgggagttgtagtttcagttCACGGTGATGCGAAAGTCCCAATATTCGGTGCCAGACGGACGCGGTGACGTCAACAGGCAGCGGCGATGGCCGATTGTACGTCCCGGGAGCATTACATGATGCAAATCGCCGCCCACCCGATACAAAAGGGGGGTCAAAGTTTCCCTTCGAGGGGGTCCCCTTTAAGAAAATCCAAACAATTAAAATTAACCCCTTCCGACCGCCAGCAGCGTCCTGAGCTCTGACAAGGGGCATTTATCCCATCCccaccccaccccccaaaaaaaagtctaaaaacgaaagcgcaaaaaagAAAAATGGCGGCAGAAGGGGTCAAACTGAAGCAAAgtcgttgcccatagcaaccaagccGCAAAATGAAAGCtgggctctgattggttgctatgggcagctgCCTTCACTCTGCCCTGGCGCGCACACGTAGCACGTTAGGTGCACACATTCCCCTCATGCAGTGACCCGGCGGCCCCGCGTATGGCCGGCAGTGTGTGACTCCTGCGCCTCACCTGCTCTTCCCTTCCTTCCACTGTCTCCAGCAGGAATCCTCCCTCCTGGGCCGCGCCACCCTGCGAATACAGCGGGGGAGCCCCCTCTGACAAATCCCACTTCCCAGAACTACCAAGTCGGCAACTAACAATTCTTCCCCCCCCCTTCTGTAATGTGCTGAATGGATTTGTCCAGGAAGTAGCTCTATTAATGCGGAAATGAAAACTTTGCACCCCCTATAAAT
Encoded here:
- the PAFAH1B3 gene encoding platelet-activating factor acetylhydrolase IB subunit alpha1: MCDSDKNPAAVPTPATDVQGDGRWMSVHNHFVASSKDKEPEVVFIGDSNLQLLHQLEIWRELFSPLHALNFGGLGDGTQHVLWRLENGELKHIKPKIIVLWVGTYNMGHTAEQIAGGIEAIVQCMEQRQPQAKVLVLGLLPRGKNPNPLRERNRRVNELLAKALQSTPNAKLLDVDPGFVHSDGTISHHDMYDYLHLSRLGYSRVCQTLHQTLLQLLEGRGTAKQQS